The DNA window tctcttgattcttgaCACTGCACTTGCAATTTTGTTTCTGCATCTTCAATTTCGTGTTTTCGTTTCtgattttagggtttcttttgaaaaataatttggtttttatttattttttaaaattttttgtaaTTTGTTGGTATTTGTTTGTTTATACAATAGAAATGGAATCTGAAATCAACACGCGACAAAGTAACAAGAGAAAGAGAGATTATTATGATCCACGAACTCTTAAGGGTGATGAATTATTTCTTGATAGATTGATTGGAGTTCTGAATAAAGATAAAAGATTTGAAGATGAACCATTCAAATCATATATTTTCAAATGGACTATGGAAAAAATGGAGGAACATTTGAGAGAAAAATTTCCTCATCTTAAACCTAAGTTAAAAGCACACATTGAATGGGTAAAGGAGAGGTTAAAGACAATTTATGAAATAGTTTATGATATGCAAAACCAAAGTGGGTTCGGTTGGGATGACGAGAAGAAAATGATTAAGGTTGACAGTGATGAAGTGTGGAACGAGTATGTAAAGGTTAGTGctgattatttattttcctttggttAGTTTCGTTTGTTAGATGTTCGTGATTATCGAAAATTTGTTTGATTTTCTATTATTGTCTAGAGAAATCCGCGTGCAACAGATTATAGGAATACTCCAATCCCACTTTTTGATAAGCTTGCTCGTGTATTTGGAAAATATCATGCTAGTGGTAAGGAACTTGCTAACTAACTCTAGTGCCAATGTTGAGATTATAGATAAACAATAGGCAGAGTAAAATGATCTTGTTTGTGGTTCTGCATCTTCAATTTCCCGTTTTCGTTTCTGATTTTAGGATTtctttaggtttttatttttatttttttattttttgtaatttgttGATATTTGTTTTTACAATAGATATGGAATCTGAAATCAACATGCAACTGAGTAACAAGGGAGAGAGAGATTATTATAATCCACTGACTAGGAAGAGTGATGAAACCTTTCTTGATTTAATAATTGAAGTTCTGAATACCTATAAAAGATGTGATGAAGAACAACTCAAATCAGATATTTTGAAATGGTGTGTGGAAAAAATGGAGAAAGATTTGAGACAGAAATTTCCTCAGCTTAAACCTAAGTTAAAAGCATACATTGAATGGGTAAAGGAGAGGTTAAGGACAATTTATGGAATAGTTTATGATATGCAAAACCAAAATGGGTTCAGCTGGGATGACGAGAAAAAGATGATTAAGGTCGACAATGATGAAGTGTGGAAAGAGTATGTAAAGGTTCGTGccaattatttattttcctttgatttttgtttttcttgatgTTAATGACTAttgaaaatttatttgattttctattaCTGTGTAGAGAGATCCGCGTGCGATAGATTATAGGAATACTCCGATTCCACTTTTTGATAAGCTTGCTCGTGTTTTCGGAAAATGTCATGCTAGTGGTGAGGAACTTGCTAACCCTAGTGCTAATGTTGAGATGATGGATAAACAAGTGGAGGAACAAAGTGATCCTGCTTGTGCTAAAGAATCTGCTAATTCTAGTGCTAATATTGAGATGTTAGATAAACAAGAGGAAGAACAAAATGACCCTGCTTGTGGTAAAGAGCCTGCTAACCCTAGTGCTAATATTGAGATGATAGATAAACAAGAGGAACAAAATGATCCTGCTTGTGGTAAAGAACCTGTGCACTCTAGTGCTATTGTTGAGATGATAGATGATAAACAAGAGGAGGAACAAAATGGTCCTGCTAATGGTCAAGAACTTGGTCACCCTAGTGCTAATGTTGAGATGATAGATAAAGAACAAGAGGAACAAAATGATCCTTCTGGTGGTAAAGAACCTGCTAAGCCTAGTGCTAATGTTGAGATGATAGATAAACAACAAGAGGAACAAAATGATCCTTGTGCTGGTAAAGGACCTGTTAAGCCTAGTGCTAATGTTGAGATGATGGATAAACAAGTAGAGGAGCAAGATGATCCTACTAGTGGTAAAGAACCTGATAACTCTAGTGCTAATGTTGAGATGATGGATAAACAAGGGGAGGTACAAAGTGATCCTGCTATTGGTAAAGAACCTGTTAACCCTGGTGCTAGTATTGAGATGATAGATCAACAAGAGTTGGAACTAAAAGATCCTGTTCATGGTAAAGAACTTGCTAACCCTAGTGCGGAAGTTGAGATGATAGATAAACAAGAGGAGGAACTAAAAGGTCCTGTTCGTGGTAAAGAACTTGCTAACCCTAGTGTGAATGTTGAGACGATAGATAAACAAGAGGAGGAACAAAATGACAATGAGGAGGATGAAGTCGAAATGACCCTATTAATTCCTAGAAAACATGGTTGTATGGAGGGTCCATCAAAatcaaaggaaagaaatggagaaGAAAATGCAATTGCTAACAATATATTCGAGTTTGAAAAGACTATCAAGGGCTTGCTTGAAAAACAAATAGAACAATTGGGTGCAGTTGTAAATCGCCTAGGAGTTGATAGAGATATATATGATGATTCCAGGAAAGTAATGAGTGAGCTTACAAAAATGGGGTTAACAGAACAACAGTATTTTACTGCGGCTGATAGAATATTTTCAGTCCCTCATCGATTGCACATATTTTGGGGTTGTGATGATGTTAACCGTCTTGCATATGTTAAGTCGTTAATCTAGTACTCTTAGAAAATGTTGTTAATCTAGCAGTTTAATACATATTGTCTTGTTATGTATATGGTTAAATTTACATCATTTGATGAAATTTGTGTGACACAATGACTCAATTACCAGCAAATTGCTTCTCTATGGAATTAACTAGAAATCGGCCAAGTTAGGCCTCTGCAGTGATGCATATTTGTGTACAATCTCTTGTAATATCAGCACATCTTAATTTCAAGATAAAGTGATCTACTGTTTGCATCTTTTGGTTGTTCCACCATATTGTAAAGAAGTTAGTGCTTTTTGACATTATATAAGGTTGAAGAAAACCTGCTATAATTTTTCTGTTTTTTCTCCAACTTAATTTCATTTAGTTTCATCCCTAGCTCTAAGAGTGTCAATAGGAAATTCCTTAATAACCTTTTACTGTCCTCGTCGGGATTCAAATTGCAGTGTCTAGTGTCTACTGTCTATACATGATTCCAAGAGAAACCCATGCAAGATGATTAATGACCAATTTTCTTTATAATTCTCATGTAGAGGTTGTGTAGATGTGATTTTCATCCCTTTAAGATGAGATATGTGACATTTATGTTGAAAAGAAATCACATTACTCTATTGCAAAATTATTCATTTAACAGAACATGGAGACCACTTCAAAATCCAAGTTTCTTATCTTTGGCTTGTTGCACATTAGTCTTggattcaaatatttaaattttatcaaataattttaaGAAATAGACATTTTGGTCCTAGAAATTGTAAAGGCTGATTAATTTAGATCTTCGATTTTTTGCCAAATAGACATTGTGTTCATTTATATGAATTGTACATAGTGTTAGTGTTATTTTCCTTACTGACTCAGAGCTAGAGAAGACACGGTCATTGTCGAATGGGTCAGTGAGATTGTGAATCACAAAGTCACTTTCTCCTCAAAACCCTCATTATCATTGCATATTTGACAAGACACGGTGTTTTCATTTGGTCCAACATAACAAGTTAATCGATGTTAGGAAAACGAGTTCGACCGCATTCATTAAAACAATGTCTCTGTTAGTTATAGTGACTTTAGAAATCAACTTCTCAAATATTAACAAATGTCATACTTAGTCTAGTGCCCTGATGGAGTTGAATTGGTATTCATGTCATACTTGATGTCAATTTCGTCAACGTTGCACCACGAACTTCAAGCATCGGCACTTGGTATGTATTTGTATTACAGGTGATGTTGATGATCAACATCAAGTTAATATATTGTTAACAACATGGGAGTCCTCCCTGGTTCTTGTCTAGTCTTCAgactttttttattttgaattatgttTAGCAAGTGGTGCATAGCCTCTCAATGAAGGTAGATATGTAGCATATGCTTTGTACATTGTGTGACATTTTAGATTGTATTTTGATCTTTCAACACTTCTAAAACAAATTTAGAAATGATGTGTTATACTTCGTCATGTCATTCGCAAATTATCTTTTCTCTGCTTTAAATGCTCGAGGAAATTATGATCTTCTAATATCTTTCATAAATCATGATTGTGAATAATACATTGAACTCTTATTACCCATCTAATCTAACAGTGTTTTATATTATGAACGTTTGATTTTTCTAAAGAAAATGGTGAAAAATGAGAGTATTTACTGAATTTTTGTTGAGTGAGAGATATAGAGGTGGGGTGTCACGTTGAATCCTCCTTTCGTTACTATGCACGGGCTTTACCCAACTGGGCTTCCATAAAAGCCATTAAACCCATATTTAACAAGTGGCATTATGGTCATTTCAAAAAGCTGAGCAAACGAGCACATTTTCACTTCTCCTTTTTCGTTATCCTCTTTTCCCCAACTTCGCTGGAAATGGCAGCACTATCGAGCCACCACCTATTCTCCACTTTCACTCGCTTTAACTCCTCCAAAACCGccaaatcaaaatcaatttctCGAAGTAGCTACACAAGTTTTATTCGATGCGCTGATTCGAGCACAAGCACGAGCACGGTTGAGAATCAGCGAGTCACAGTGAGTAATGGGGACGATTCCTTAGAAATATGTAGAGTCCTTAACGGAATGTGGCAGACGAGCGGTGGTTGGGGAAGAATCGACAGAGATGACGCCGTTGAGGCTATGCTCCGGTACGCTGACTCCGGCTTATCTACTTTCGACATGGCCGATCATTGTACGTAGTCCACTCAATTTCTCTTCATTCATTCCCTATTTTCCTCTATGATGACGTGGAGCTTTTCTATTGGCATGTTTTTCCATTAATCCACTTCACTATTTTGTtactaaatttatattatttattaatcatcaattaataaataaaacatatatattCCAATTTTAAATAGAAATGGTAAAAATACCATGTGATAGGAGATATCTTGGTCTGAATAGACAACAGTGTTAAAAATTTTACTATATATTGTAGTTCTCCGTGTTTCCAGGGATTAGTATATGTATTTGCGCGCTGAAATatccaatttttattttttaaaaatagaatttataaaaatatatggtgGAGGGTAGCCTGGACAGGATAGGGCAATATATGGTGTAATAGAGTTAACTACCTTTTCAAGAGTATATGTTGTTGCTATTAGCTACTGTGGGCACTTAGAGGAGTTTCAAAATGACAGAGCTATTGCAGCATTCTCTGAGCAAATTCACTTACTACAGTTCAAGCAGAGCGCCAACAAGAAGAGATTATAAGCATTTGAGACCATGTCAGTGTGTGGCTACGCAGGAAGATAACAGGCGTATTGTGGTCAGTAATGGGAAGGATTCGTTGGATATATGCCGGGTGGTGAATGGAATGTGGCAAACGAGTGGTAGTGGATGGGGAAGAATTGATAGGGATGAAGCTGTTGATGCTATGCTTAAATATTCTGATGCTGGATTCACCACTTTTGATATGGCAGATATATGTATTCAACTTTGCTTCTTGTTTCTGCTTGCCTTTTAATTGTTCGCATCCATGAACCCACTTTCCTTAAAGGAATTGTCTTTTCTTGCTGTTGAGACTCTCGCGTTAATTTGATATGACCATGTTGAAGTTGAGAAATTTTAGATAAAAGGATGAGGTTTTGTAGAGTTGATGTAAGCTAAATCTAAATTCTGAGACCCAGTTGCTATGTAAGTTAATGGTATCTACAACAGGATTAGAATCTAGAGCAGATCTTACAGGTCGGTTAGGTTGACTTAAGCTCGATTTAAATTCTAAGATTTGGTCACCACTTAAGTTAATGGTGTCTGCTAGAGGATTACAATTTAGAGACTGTTCTAATTTGAGTGCAGggggttatttttttattttatcgaAATGAAATCTTCTTTACATTAGCTGCTTTTTGTGTCTGCATAAAAGGTCATAACCTGTGTGcattttttctctctcatttGGTGAGTTGTGTTCTATTCGTTTTGCAGATGGACCAGCTGAAGATCTATATGGGATTTTCATCAATCGAGTTCGTCGTGAGCGTCCACCAGAATATTTGGAAAAGGTCAGAGGGTGAGTTGATTATGAGGTTCATATTATCTTCTTTAGTCTTTTTCTACTTGAAGAAAATGCAGTAAGTTTAGGTCTGCATTTTGCTATTATACATCCTATTGTACAATTCTAGATTGTCAATAAAATCACCATAAAACATAGAACACACTGCCTCAGCCATTGTATTATTTGATGCAGTCTCACTAAGTGGGTGCCACCGCCAGTTAAGATGACAAGTAGCTTCGTAAGAGACAACATTAATGTGTCAAGGAAGAGAATGGATGTGGATTCATTGGACATGCTTCAATTCCATTGGTATTTAGTATCTCTCCCTCTTGTTATtcaattctgattctctcaaGTTTATAATTCTTCTGACGATGCTCCTTTATCTATAATGAATTTAGGTGGGATTATTCAAATTCAGGATATCTTGATGCACTAAAACACCTCACAGACTTGAAAGGAGAAGGTTAGTTTTGCTTCTGATTAGCTCAAGCAAGTTCCCATTTATTGGTTTAAGCAAACTATTTCTGTTATCCTTGTACAGGTAAAATCAAGACTTTGGCTCTAACCAATTTTGATACTGAGAGATTACAAATTATTCTTGAAAATGAGATTCCCATTGTGAGCAATCAGGTAAACCAGATTGCTTTAGTTTTCTTCTATCAGTTTGTCATATTAAATTACTAATGGTTCATGATTCTTCGAAGTATCTTCACAGGTACAACATTCACTTGTTGATATGCGTCCCCAACAGAAAATGGCAGAGCTTTGTCAGCTTACAGGAGTCAAACTAATAACGTAAAGAAATTATTTAAGCACAAAATAATTCTTCAAAATGAAATTAtagtataataaaataaattaaattagggAATTTCCTTTAAGTATATTAGTTTGTAATGCAGGTATGGGACAGTAATGGGTGGTCTATTGTCTGAGAAGTTCCTTGATGCCAACATCAACATTCCTTTTGCTGGACCTGCAATAAACACTCCCTCCCTCCAAAAATACAAAAGGGTGTGATACCGTAACCGTCATTAATTATCTGAAGATATTTTTGAGCTTACTAACATGGTTATATTATTCATGTATTTTGCTGTATTATGCATCATATGGCAGATGGTAGATGCTTGGGGAGGATGGGGTTTATTCCAAGGACTTCTTCGAACTCTTAAACAAGTAGCTTCCAAGCATGGCGTTTCCATTTCAGCGGTTGCTGTGAAGTATATTCTGGACCAGGTGAAGTTGATTTGTTTTCTCTGCAGGAACTTGCTTTTCTGTAGTAAACTTAAAATCTCACGTTGATATTAAATTGGATAAGCCTTTTTAGATTTTTCTCTGATTTTGGTTCTGGTGAAACATGCAGCCTGCTGTGGCAGGATCTATGGTTGGTGTAAGACTTGGCTTGTCAGAACATATTCAAGACTGCAATGCTATATTTTCGCTTGTTCTTGATGAAGACGATGTGAGCAGCATAAGAGAAGCTTCAGGGAAAGGAAAGAATCTTCTTAGAGTGATTGGTGATTGTGGAGATGAGTACAGGGGTTGAGTCTTGCTCATTGCTATATCAACATGGTGATTGTTTTTACTTATATAGGACAAGGGAGGGTGAAAATATAAAACAAGGGAAATTATTCACTTCCAATTTTGTCTCAATAGACGACTTGTATGTAATACTTTCATACGTTAATGTAATGgtcaaaagacaaaagaaaggAAAACGTTGTTTTAACTAAGTAAATTAATAACTTTGTTTTGTTTctcataaataattttttctgTGATATTCTTTGACTGTTTAACATCTCATTgcacttttttttttctgaaacaGATCCCATGTAGTCAATAATTTTCTGTAGTCGACTGTCTAACTTTAATCTAATGGTTTAAAATAATGAATGTTGGTCTGATCTAAattgaacaattttttttatcaagtatAAATCATGTATTTTAGGCATAAAGAactttttttatcaaatataaatcATGTAGGGtatgtgtcgctaccgcgaaaattaacaaagtcgtcactaacatatttatcctgaaaagaaagggaatgccagcaaaccacaaaacaaaacaacggtctcacgaccacaGAAAAgagtaagggagtcggttacgcgaggggaaggtattagcacctctcacgcccatcgtactcgatggtatccacgcctgtgtctaaatctatgggtgtgtaacaaatctacgctaatctggactaaaatgcatgcaaaatgtagggaaaataaagagttatgctcgcacgggccctaccccgctgcctgcgtatctgttttgcagaatcagagctaccgtagctcggctaactagtttctgtttgttttgtgttttttaggtgaacgagttacattcacactccgctgctcgacctttggagacttatgcttgggaatggagcggaaataacaagctcttaagaaaagaaaatcaaagagtgtggtttgtgttttaaagaatgcatgaggaagacctaagctaagggggaaagctttctacctaatgttatcatacaaagggtacaagtctaaactaaactagcaacctatggGAAAAAGCAGAAACaacacacaagaatatcacacaaacgagctccgctcgtaaagtaAACAAgccaacggcactggccgagtggtagaaaagcggtcccgccatagccaaggggagcgaatcacccgagtcaaccaagcattagacctcgtgaaaatgatcgggccatagacaagaggagcgggtccctctcagcaaccaagctgtcacggatcggaaaggaaaacggtgcgtgcgtacaccgagcatcaacgtcgagcgacgcgagctataggaaaggcgggggtccggctgcatgaatccttttcctgacatactcgataacaagatcttgtgcaagttcagcagcgagccacgcgtagcgtgcgcatactgaacagactcgatgagactaggcgggggttgattgttaaccctttccgcatgccttccatgaggacttaacggagtgccatataggacttattacaccgtgactccctgccgcaaagcacaaacgtAAACACACCGAGaaaaatagagcctctttcgaggacttggccagatgcatgtctaagtcctacttctcatgttaaaggatgatgcgagaaagcgataaagtgcaagaaaaataaaatgaaacgggatcaataccaaacgaatGATGATCTGTAAACTAAAGCGAATAGAGCaaggaaactaggatcccgcgagcgagctagcaaagcaaaagcaaatagtcagcacaccgattagccatgaaatcaCACAAAgatcgacatgcgcgtcgagcataaccacaatacacctgcaagaggaacaagcaaaccaaacaagcagatataaagtaataggaacgtgtctccaagatgagaacacgaagGGAGTGAATGAAATCATGTtacgcaaataaagcggaacactcacatAATAAGCATTgatcggtgaccgtccaaaagcctcgcacactaccacacaagttagagataacaacatatcgcaatcggaattgcgttatttgaATGATAAACTAAACCGGAAATGGATAACGGAATAGAGGATGAAAACGTAGCGAAAGCAAACAAGAAGAAACATGGGATaatattcaaaagcaaatcaaatatgtatACCGAAACTACGAAAgtcaaaacaagtatttacatgcacaacgatacaccgaaacggcgaaaccgggtaaaaacggtgaaaactaaactcgtcagaattaaaccaaaattttatggtAAGCTAGAAACATGCCAAAGAACTCAAATATGCGGTCGGAATTTACAAAATTGGCCCGGAAGCACGATTTTCGAAATCAGGCAGTAGAGAAAACGATAAAAAAAAGTCGGCCGAAACCAAAAATAAACCTCACCATCAGCTCCGGAAGCATTATTCTACTCAAGAAACATTATTCACATTCGCAAAAATTTaa is part of the Vicia villosa cultivar HV-30 ecotype Madison, WI linkage group LG2, Vvil1.0, whole genome shotgun sequence genome and encodes:
- the LOC131653552 gene encoding flagellar radial spoke protein 5-like isoform X1 gives rise to the protein MAALSSHHLFSTFTRFNSSKTAKSKSISRSSYTSFIRCADSSTSTSTVENQRVTVSNGDDSLEICRVLNGMWQTSGGWGRIDRDDAVEAMLRYADSGLSTFDMADHYGPAEDLYGIFINRVRRERPPEYLEKVRGLTKWVPPPVKMTSSFVRDNINVSRKRMDVDSLDMLQFHWWDYSNSGYLDALKHLTDLKGEGKIKTLALTNFDTERLQIILENEIPIVSNQVQHSLVDMRPQQKMAELCQLTGVKLITYGTVMGGLLSEKFLDANINIPFAGPAINTPSLQKYKRMVDAWGGWGLFQGLLRTLKQVASKHGVSISAVAVKYILDQPAVAGSMVGVRLGLSEHIQDCNAIFSLVLDEDDVSSIREASGKGKNLLRVIGDCGDEYRG
- the LOC131653552 gene encoding flagellar radial spoke protein 5-like isoform X4 — its product is MTPLRLCSGTLTPAYLLSTWPIIMDQLKIYMGFSSIEFVVSVHQNIWKSLTKWVPPPVKMTSSFVRDNINVSRKRMDVDSLDMLQFHWWDYSNSGYLDALKHLTDLKGEGKIKTLALTNFDTERLQIILENEIPIVSNQVQHSLVDMRPQQKMAELCQLTGVKLITYGTVMGGLLSEKFLDANINIPFAGPAINTPSLQKYKRMVDAWGGWGLFQGLLRTLKQVASKHGVSISAVAVKYILDQPAVAGSMVGVRLGLSEHIQDCNAIFSLVLDEDDVSSIREASGKGKNLLRVIGDCGDEYRG
- the LOC131653552 gene encoding flagellar radial spoke protein 5-like isoform X3, which translates into the protein MECGKRVVVDGEELIGMKLLMLCLNILMLDSPLLIWQIYMDQLKIYMGFSSIEFVVSVHQNIWKSLTKWVPPPVKMTSSFVRDNINVSRKRMDVDSLDMLQFHWWDYSNSGYLDALKHLTDLKGEGKIKTLALTNFDTERLQIILENEIPIVSNQVQHSLVDMRPQQKMAELCQLTGVKLITYGTVMGGLLSEKFLDANINIPFAGPAINTPSLQKYKRMVDAWGGWGLFQGLLRTLKQVASKHGVSISAVAVKYILDQPAVAGSMVGVRLGLSEHIQDCNAIFSLVLDEDDVSSIREASGKGKNLLRVIGDCGDEYRG
- the LOC131647915 gene encoding uncharacterized protein LOC131647915, producing MEKDLRQKFPQLKPKLKAYIEWVKERLRTIYGIVYDMQNQNGFSWDDEKKMIKVDNDEVWKEYVKRDPRAIDYRNTPIPLFDKLARVFGKCHASGEELANPSANVEMMDKQVEEQSDPACAKESANSSANIEMLDKQEEEQNDPACGKEPANPSANIEMIDKQEEQNDPACGKEPVHSSAIVEMIDDKQEEEQNGPANGQELGHPSANVEMIDKEQEEQNDPSGGKEPAKPSANVEMIDKQQEEQNDPCAGKGPVKPSANVEMMDKQVEEQDDPTSGKEPDNSSANVEMMDKQGEVQSDPAIGKEPVNPGASIEMIDQQELELKDPVHGKELANPSAEVEMIDKQEEELKGPVRGKELANPSVNVETIDKQEEEQNDNEEDEVEMTLLIPRKHGCMEGPSKSKERNGEENAIANNIFEFEKTIKGLLEKQIEQLGAVVNRLGVDRDIYDDSRKVMSELTKMGLTEQQYFTAADRIFSVPHRLHIFWGCDDVNRLAYVKSLI
- the LOC131653552 gene encoding flagellar radial spoke protein 5-like isoform X2, with the protein product MTELLQHSLSKFTYYSSSRAPTRRDYKHLRPCQCVATQEDNRRIVVSNGKDSLDICRVVNGMWQTSGSGWGRIDRDEAVDAMLKYSDAGFTTFDMADIYGPAEDLYGIFINRVRRERPPEYLEKVRGLTKWVPPPVKMTSSFVRDNINVSRKRMDVDSLDMLQFHWWDYSNSGYLDALKHLTDLKGEGKIKTLALTNFDTERLQIILENEIPIVSNQVQHSLVDMRPQQKMAELCQLTGVKLITYGTVMGGLLSEKFLDANINIPFAGPAINTPSLQKYKRMVDAWGGWGLFQGLLRTLKQVASKHGVSISAVAVKYILDQPAVAGSMVGVRLGLSEHIQDCNAIFSLVLDEDDVSSIREASGKGKNLLRVIGDCGDEYRG
- the LOC131651061 gene encoding L10-interacting MYB domain-containing protein-like, with protein sequence MESEINTRQSNKRKRDYYDPRTLKGDELFLDRLIGVLNKDKRFEDEPFKSYIFKWTMEKMEEHLREKFPHLKPKLKAHIEWVKERLKTIYEIVYDMQNQSGFGWDDEKKMIKVDSDEVWNEYVKRNPRATDYRNTPIPLFDKLARVFGKYHASGKELAN